From the Equus caballus isolate H_3958 breed thoroughbred chromosome 9, TB-T2T, whole genome shotgun sequence genome, the window CCTCCGGAAGAGCGGAGCGGCGGATGCCAGCGGTCCCCTGCCGAGCCCGCCACCCTCCAGCCCGAGGTGAGACCTGCGTGTCTGCGACCCCGCGCTGGCCCTCGGGCGGGCtcggcgggcggcgcgggcccGGGCGGCCGCGGGGGTGGGTGCGGTCGTCGGTGCGGCGTGGGCACTCAGGGCGGAGGCCGCGGGTGGGGCGCCTTCATCCCTGCGGGGTTATCCCGAGCCGCCGCCGTGTGGTGGCACCAGGGACGGCCCCGCGTGCTGTAGCGGTTTCGCCCAGGCGATCTCACGGAACCCGTGCAGCGGCTTAGGTAGAATAAGTCCCCCTTTGTCTTGTACCGACGCCGAGGAAGCTCAGAGAGACTGGCCTGTTCCCACGTCTCGTGGTCCACGCGCCAGCCCCGCATCCGTGCTGTCCGCAGTCGGGCTGCTGAGCGCGGGTACAGAGAGGAGGGTGGCTCTTCCAGGCCAAGGCGTCCCCCGATCTTCTCAGTGCGTGTTCCCTCCTCAGGAGTGTCACTCGGCCTCAGGACTCAGTTGCTGCTTGTTCCCCCGACTTACGTATTTATATCTGCAGGCCGtccctctcctctgagctccagatgTCTGTGTTCAGCTGCTTCATCGACATCTCCTTTCGGTTTCATGAGGGCCCCTCATCCTCTGCTAATTAGACTTTCTCCCTACCTCCCACGCAAATCCCAAACTTGATTCTTTTCTATTGTTCCATTTCAGTAGATTTCgccatcattcattcacttgccCAAGTGGGAAATCTGGACGTCActaaactctctctctccctcatacGCCATATCCAATCTGTTATTAAGTCTCCCCAGCTTTACCTCCCAAACCAAGTGCCTCTTATCTTGATTCTCTGAACGTCTCTACCTGCCAGGCTCCCCAGCTCCCAAGGTTTAAGCCAACAAGCCAACCCAGATGTCTTTCCTGAACTGCTGCGTCCTAAATCGAAATCTCCTAACCGAACTACGCCTCTGTCTTATTTACCCACCCCGGCTCTCCACTCCACCCTCCAACGCCTGTTTCTCACTCTCAGATCTTGTCTTTGAGCCCTGCACCAGATGATCGctctctccccagcctcacctccctgTTCTCCCTGGATCTCTGAGCTGGCGCACGTGGGCCTTTCAGGTACGCTTCTGTCCCAGGCGTCCTGCAGTGCAGTGGGTTAGTGCCTGTTCACTGGtccttcagatctcagtttaACCGTGTCCTCTGGGAATCCTCATCTGCTCCCTGAGACCACGTCAGAGCTCCCCGGTGATCTGCTTCCCATTGCACTTCCCCTCCTTAGCCCTTATCACACTTGTGGTTTGGCTTGTAGTCTGTGAGTTTTTTGATTAATACCCGACTCCCCACTAGAGAGTGAGGACTGGGTCTCCTTTTCCTCACCGTAAGGCATACACAGCATATAATAGGTGTTCCACAAATAGCTATTGAGTGATTAAACAAATAATGGCTTTTGCATGGAGAATCCCTAGAAGAAAGGGTAGCTTTAGAAATGGGCGTCGACGAATTGGTAGGTGTTATATCAAGTGTGTTAGAAGACGGAGAGAGGTAGGAGTGACTTGACCAAAGTTTCTGGCAAGAAAGCAGATGCAGCGTGAGAATATCTAGTTCTCTTAAACTTAGAAGAGAGGACTGGgagtaagaatgaaaaaaagagttTGGAAACAGTTCTTGAAGCACCCTGAGAACTGAGTTACTTCTATAACTCAGAAAGTGGCTTCTTTTTAGATATTTCTAAATGCTTATATCACAAGCAGCTCACCGTATATGTCCTttgccctccccttccttcccctcccctttcctaTACCCTGAGCGCCATGGGAGGGATTTCGGAGTAGTCTTCAAGTTGGAATTCTGTGTTGGTTATTCTGTTATTAAGATGGTGAAATTGAGGTTGCTTTATAGATGAGGCTACGTTTTTCTGAGTCTAGCAGCTTAAAAAGCTTCAGTGTCCTAGGTACAGACTTTAAAGTGTGGTCACGCCAGTGGTGAGTTATTTTAGTCTTCTCTTCAGAAGTCAGTGGAAAGCAGGAAAGTTCAGAagacaaaaatatgtttttccctCTCTGAAACTCagggaaataaatttattttttctatactATTATTGTTTTAGTCTTGGAATTTTCCTTCCTCGGAGTGTTATAGTAGAAAGAGCAGTGGACTTTAAATCAGAATTGAGTTCAAATTATGAGTCATCTGTGTCATCGTATAACCTTGGCAAATTATTTATCATCTCTGAGCTTTAAGTTCTTTGTCTTTACAacctcattaaaaagaaattcacacaTGCAGAGCGCCAAACTGCTGACAGTCCGTACATGTGACTTCTGCCCCGTCCCTTCAGCTTCTTTAATTTCAGTGTCCCCGTGTTCCTTCTCTTATTTTCGCTTTATCCTCCACCCAGACATGCACCTATCTTTGAAAATAGTTCTTGTgtcctttcttctccattcccCAAACCAGTGATGCTTTTTAAGTGTGATAGGCTGTGAGCACTTTGGGAGACACTTTTACAGACtacttttctttctggaaatgttTCTACAATAGAAGTGAAgtaataagtaatttttttaaaaaaaattgaactctAGAATCAGGAAGAGGCTGAATCCTGAATGAAAGTGTTTTGCTCATTGACATGTTTTTGTGGACCAACTATTCTGTAATTAAGACTTTCAGAGATTTGTGACTGCTTTGTCCTGATACGTGTTAAGTCTGTTCAGAAGATGGCTGATCCTTGGCAAGAGTGCATGGATTATGCAGTAACACTAGCAAGACGAGCTGGAGAGGTATGAACTGAAAGCTCGCCGGCCATAGAGTGATGGATCTGGACAGTGTGTGGTTGCCTTGTTAAATGAAACATCTATTTTGATTAATCtgcatttgtttccattttaccaAACACTTTAAATGGAGTGAATACTCGGATTTTATGTCATTAAACTTTTTGTGATAACAGTTTTGAATCTGAAATAGGATGTAAGATTATATGGTTTTGTACTTAGAAAGTCATAACCACTAAGGGCTTCTTTTATGTACTTTGTCGtaagaatattttaagaatattatttaaGACAGATGGAATGTTTTAAACCTTTTCTGTGTTTTATCTTTTAGTTTGATTTAAAATGACTTGTGCTTCTTCTCtttgctcaccaaaaaaatctTTAGGTGGTTCGTGATGCcctgaaaaatgaaatgaatgttaTGATTAAAAGTTCTCCAGCTGATTTGGTAACTGCTACTGaccaaaaagttgaaaaaatgcTTATCTCTTCTATAAAGGAAAAGTATCCATCTCACAGGTATTTCTTATTTCAGTTTCTCATGATAAAATAAAACCTAGTTTGGAGTCAATATACTAGATAAGAATTTTGATTCTAGATACAGAAATTGACTTCAGTTACCTTAAGCTGACCAGGAATTTGTTCGGAGGGTGTCAGGTGTGTCAGGAGCCccgagggcagggctggggcaggactCAGGGAGGACCGCAGAGCTAGATGTGCCACGGGAGCCATCCCGTCGGATGCTGCTGGTGACCTCACTCTTGCCTCTGCTGGCTTTGGATATCTTTGCCTCCTTAGCTCAGGCTtacagatcctgggcagggacaacTGCTTGCTGAACCAAGGTAGTTTTCAAGGCCCAGGCTGCCAGGGAGCAGTGGATAGGGGGTATGTCAACTCTTTTATATGGAAGAGTGGTGGTAGCTTTAGGGAGTttgaaagaaaatactgaaatcaGTGCTCTCTTACAGGCGCAGAAGTATAGCAAAAACATTGtcatcattttaaagttttaacattGTCATTCCCTACTTCTTGGTCATGCCATTGGCCATTCCTGCTGTTTTAGCCAGTTGAGAAGAAACAATGTTGAAGGCCATGGCTAAGCTTACTTCCTCTCAGGAAAAAGATTTGCAGCTAAGACAAAAAGAGATCAGAGAAAGTCATGATAATGATGTTAGGACAGTTCAGTattgaataaaggaaataaataaaaaaagaaattaggaaaggaaagaagaccaGTGAACTCAAACACCATTGACTGAATTCCCCTGAGATTTATTGCCCAGAGTGTCTTAGGAAGGCATGTAGACACAGAAGTTGTGGTGGGTGATGTGCTTTCTCGTTGACTTATTCAGTGTTCTCTGTATTGTCTATTCCTGCCTAGTAAGTTACTCTAAGAACTTGGCAGCTCTGGACAGCGGACGTTTATGATCTCAGAGTTCTGGGGTCAGGCGTGTGGGAGAGGCTTGGCTGCAGGGTTCCGGCCAGGGTCTCACCAGGTTGTAGTCAAACTGCCAGTCAGGGCTGCAGTCGTCTCAAGGCTCAACTGGGGCTCACGGATCCGTTCACGGATGTCATTGGTGGTGACTTCAGTTCCTCATGGGTTATCTGTGGCAGctcagttcctcaccatgtgggcctctccacagagCAGCTCATTACCTGGAGGCTGGCTTCCGCCAGAgcaagagagggaaggggagggagggagaaatagaGCGAATAAGATGGAAACCACAGTGCCATTTTGTGAGCGTGTCTCCAAAGTTGCCCATTGTCACTTCTGCTTTGTTCTCTTGGTTAGAAACGGGTCACTAAGTCCAAATTCACGCTCAAGGCGAGGCGTGTTAGGCCCTACCTCTTGAAGAGAGGAGTATGAGAGAAACTGTggacttatttttaaaaccacatttCCTTAATAAGTTCTCATCTGCAGCCAAGGCCcttttcatatgtgtgtgtgcgtgcacacatgcacgtgcCTTTACTTACCCTGGGATTGCATTGTGAATTCTGTTATTTTGCACATGACTTTGCTCTGGGGGAAATAAAGCTTTCTCACTTTGTCAGtctgaggaaaaaggaaaaacaatagaaaggtgTGGTGTATAGCCTCTTGTTACGTTTAATAGTAGACTCTGTAGCtaagaaggaaatgataaatgtGAAAATTGTTGAAAGCTATGTAAAGATTCAAAGTTTGCCCTTCTTGCGTTTAGTTTCATTGGTGAGGAATCCGTGGCAGCTGGGGAAAAAAGTGTCTTAACCGACAACCCTACATGGATCATTGACCCTATCGATGGCACAACTAACTTTGTACATAGgtatgtgttttaaattttaatattgtaattataatatttgtatattaCCCAAATGAACCTTTAGAGAACTCTGTTCATGAACATATATACGTCAGAGAATTATGTAATTTGTAGAATAAAACGTACTCTGCAGAGTTTTCATCAGATACGGAAGACGTGATGAAATATTCATGTTGTGGGCTTGCCTTGTGCAGTGAAGTGCCCTGTTCACCatttttctcactgttggagcCATGTAAAAATGTAAGCAGGCAACCTGGCTGCTCTGAGATCAGTTAAGGAAGTAGTGGGGTCCGTTTTGGAGTGTGTCTGTATAGAATGGGTTCAGTCCAGGAGAGAAACTTAAAAAGAGCAtggattgggggctggccccgtggccgagtggttaagttcgcgcgctccgctgcaggcggcccagtgtttcgttggttcgaatcctgggtgcggacatggcactgctcatcaaaccacgctgaggcagcgtcccacgtgccacaactagaaggacccacaatgaagaatatacaactatgtaccggggggctttggggagaaaaaggaaaaaataaaatctttaaaaaaaaaaaaaaaaagagcatggaTTATAGGATCAGCAGACTTGGGCTTGAATCTTGGGGCTTTTTTAtaggctttgtgaccttgagcaagttacctcATCGTTCTAAGCCTTAGTCGTTGTgttcttatctgtaaattgggCGTGTTGAGGGTACCTGCCTCAAAGAATTGTTTGTTGTTGGGACCCAGTGAGTAGTACCTTTAGGTAAGGACGTAGTATAGTGCCCGGCACAAAGGAAGGATGTGACTCAGTGTGTTAGCGCTAGAAGGAAGCCTGGTGGAGATGCCAGGGAGAGTTCATTTGGTGGGATTACGTGGATGTTATGTTTGAAGTTGCCACATAGCTGTACATATCTCTACTACTAGAGAATTGTTCAAGTCTATACAGCTGAGATTTAGAATCTATATCTGATAGAATGTTGGTGTGGAGAGATGCTCATAATATATTGTAACACAGAGAAGATTGTAATACAGTGTGTATAGTATGATCCcgtttttgttaaaataaaaactgtattaaatatttttaaaagtttttattttcagtagTTATATTGAGCctattttgtctgtctgttttgttcatcttGATTCTCTTCTGAGTAAGAAGTTACAACCTCTGTGTTCACACTGTCAGGCATCTGTAGCAGTAACGTGGCTGACACCTGACTTTTCAGATGTGAAGCTCCAAGTTTGGTGTTAGAGTTGAGAACAGTAACAGTGTATTTTGTACAATTTAGTACCTGTGTTTATAGGTGAGCATAGGTCCAGACTGTGGGAGAAATGACCAAAGaaaagagacttttctttttaaccatgatcaattaaaattgtttaaattttgattttttggaaaaaatattttgcatagttACTATATTAGTGGTATTTGACATTCAAAAGATATAAAATGGCATGCAGCACAAAGTATCCTTCCCGTTTCTGACCCCAGTTTCTCGAGACCCATCTTCAGAGGTGATCATGGTTGTCAGTTTCTTGTGAATCCTCTCAGAATGTTTCATGCCTGTAGAGGCGTcctgtgtatatctatatatcctACCCAGCCCCTTTCCACCATCATTTACACAAAGGGTTGCATACTGTACATGCTATTCTGGAGGATGAGGGATGAGActgtttctatgaaaaatgttataAGCAATTGTATTATgaaaaaacatgtttattaaaaataaattctatcttggtaaatttgtattttttttttttgaagatttcctTTTGTAGCTGTTTCGATTGGCTTTGTTGTAAATAAAAAGGTATGTTGTTTAAATTTATGGTTGGTAAAATGCCTTACTCTCATTTTCTGAGAAAGAGTAAATGTGTCTCCTTAATGAATTTAGGTTTGTCTCTATATTCAATTTATATAGCTGCGTTATTTTGAAAAAGGTTATCACTGTTAAGATTATCATGGTACATTTTCCAGTGAAGAAAATTTAATGTTTTCTGAGAAGCAAGagttataaggaaaaaaatgcacacaAGTAACTGAAATATAGATTCAATCCTTAATTACTATTATATGCATGGTAGAATCAAATGTGACAAGGAGTGATGTATGATCTAGCATCCTCAGTGGAAGCGGTGGGATTTGACCTAAGAGCGTGTTAATAGGTGTCAGTGAAGGGAGCCATCAAAGACCAGGAAGTGGCGGTGGGGCCGAGGCTTGGTGGGCAGACGCAGAGTGTGTTCAGGAGCCCAGTGCTTGCGGTATCTGAAACCCAGTAGAGTATAATCTGCGGCTGTTGCCTTTCCTTGCTGTTTGGCTGTTTCATCAAACAATGAATGATATTTGTTAACATCTTACGTACCTGTTTCAGTCAAGAAGCTTGTCACATATTTGATCAGCATGTACACAGAGACTTAAGAAatctctgaaaataaaaacacaaattagtGCCAATGAAATCTTAGGCACAGGGTTGTGTTAGCCCGTGAGAACATCCAAAGGGAGCTGGGTGAGCATTTGGCCTGTAGTCAGCCTGCGCTATGGGCTGTCGCTGCCATTGGGTTCCCAGTTCAGTGCAG encodes:
- the IMPA1 gene encoding inositol monophosphatase 1 isoform X3 → MADPWQECMDYAVTLARRAGEVVRDALKNEMNVMIKSSPADLVTATDQKVEKMLISSIKEKYPSHSFIGEESVAAGEKSVLTDNPTWIIDPIDGTTNFVHRFPFVAVSIGFVVNKKMEFGVVYSCMEDKMYTGRKGKGAFCNGQKLQVSRQEDITKSLLVTELGSSRTPETVRIVLSNMEKLLCIPIHGHSQEEAPVRPRFETCQLNDLRESLRACSLTPALCPRNQA